The Streptomyces sp. NL15-2K genome contains a region encoding:
- a CDS encoding sugar ABC transporter permease: MSTEQLTSAAGPAVQSPAGAAATRPPRRRPSLRTRRAGAFYVFAGPWMLGFLALTAFPLGYALWLSFTNSDGLSDNARFVGLDNYKEVFTDAETLHSLARTGLFTALTVPLTIVAGLFLAVLVNQPIRARGLFRTLLYLPAVVPPVGAALTFRMIFDRDSGAANGLLDLFQVNGLTWLTDPYARWVLLFLTMWGVGNVMIISLAGLQDIPRELHEAARVDGASPWQSFTRITLPLLSPVIFFQVVTGIIAALQTLAPLLISLDPTPRGLGSVPESNNLFMIHVLDEYFVGGRYGYASALLWVLFLIIVAVTFLIFKLSKGTVFYSVEPERAKTKTRTIGGA, from the coding sequence GTGAGCACCGAACAACTCACCTCCGCGGCCGGGCCTGCTGTGCAGAGCCCGGCTGGGGCGGCGGCCACTCGGCCGCCGCGCCGGCGGCCCTCGCTGAGGACGCGCAGGGCCGGGGCCTTCTATGTCTTCGCCGGTCCCTGGATGCTGGGGTTCCTGGCCCTGACGGCCTTTCCGCTCGGGTACGCCCTGTGGCTGAGCTTCACCAACTCCGACGGGCTGTCGGACAACGCCCGTTTCGTGGGCCTGGACAACTACAAGGAGGTCTTCACCGACGCGGAGACGCTGCACTCCCTGGCCCGCACCGGCTTGTTCACGGCGCTGACCGTACCGCTGACGATCGTGGCGGGACTGTTCCTCGCCGTGCTGGTGAACCAGCCGATCCGGGCCCGCGGCCTGTTCCGCACGTTGCTGTACCTGCCCGCCGTGGTGCCGCCGGTCGGTGCCGCCCTCACCTTCAGGATGATCTTCGACCGTGACTCGGGGGCGGCCAACGGCCTTCTGGACCTCTTCCAAGTCAACGGACTCACGTGGCTGACGGATCCCTACGCCCGCTGGGTGCTGCTCTTCCTGACCATGTGGGGCGTGGGCAACGTCATGATCATCTCGCTGGCGGGACTGCAGGACATCCCCAGGGAACTGCACGAGGCGGCCCGGGTCGACGGCGCCAGTCCCTGGCAGTCCTTCACCCGGATCACCCTGCCGCTGCTCTCCCCCGTCATCTTCTTCCAGGTCGTCACCGGGATCATCGCCGCGTTGCAGACCCTCGCACCGCTGCTCATCTCGCTCGACCCCACCCCGAGGGGCCTCGGATCCGTCCCGGAGAGCAACAACCTCTTCATGATCCACGTTCTCGACGAGTACTTCGTCGGCGGCCGTTACGGCTACGCCTCCGCCCTGCTGTGGGTGCTCTTCCTGATTATCGTCGCCGTCACCTTCCTCATCTTCAAACTCAGCAAGGGTACGGTCTTCTACTCCGTGGAGCCGGAGCGCGCGAAGACCAAGACCCGCACGATCGGAGGCGCGTGA
- a CDS encoding carbohydrate ABC transporter permease has translation MVLSRRSVVYMLLVSVLVLMLSPLAWLAITAFKDSTELSAVPIHWWPHNPSPGNFGKALTSWDYFGFARNSLTIAVIYSVLATLASAWAGYGFARLEAPGKRVIFGVLLSTMMLPQVITLIPTYLLFAKVNLINTYMPWVLWGMCGAPYLIFLFRQFFSNMPKELEEAAIVDGCGQIRIFWRIFLPQSWPVIATSVILSFSWTWGDFIAPALLLDTNRTTLAVQLTYGYMNAHGGQLNNLVAAGALVYVVPVLVLFLILQRGFVAGISTSGLK, from the coding sequence ATGGTGCTCTCCCGGCGCAGCGTCGTCTACATGCTCCTGGTGAGCGTCCTCGTCCTCATGCTCAGCCCCCTCGCCTGGCTCGCGATCACCGCGTTCAAGGACTCCACGGAGCTGAGTGCCGTCCCCATCCACTGGTGGCCGCACAACCCGAGCCCCGGGAACTTCGGCAAGGCGCTGACCAGTTGGGACTACTTCGGCTTCGCCCGCAACTCCCTGACGATCGCCGTCATCTACTCGGTGCTGGCGACACTCGCCTCGGCCTGGGCCGGGTACGGTTTCGCCCGGCTCGAAGCACCGGGAAAACGAGTGATCTTCGGTGTGCTGCTGTCGACGATGATGCTGCCGCAGGTCATCACCCTTATCCCGACCTACCTGTTGTTCGCCAAGGTCAACCTCATCAACACGTACATGCCGTGGGTGCTGTGGGGTATGTGCGGGGCGCCGTATCTGATCTTCCTGTTCCGGCAGTTCTTCTCCAACATGCCCAAGGAACTGGAGGAGGCGGCGATCGTCGACGGCTGTGGGCAGATCCGCATCTTCTGGCGCATCTTCCTGCCCCAGTCGTGGCCGGTCATCGCCACCAGCGTGATCCTTTCCTTTTCCTGGACGTGGGGTGACTTCATCGCACCCGCGCTGCTGCTGGACACCAACCGCACGACCCTCGCCGTCCAGCTCACCTACGGTTACATGAACGCGCACGGTGGCCAGCTCAACAACCTCGTCGCGGCAGGCGCCCTGGTGTACGTCGTGCCCGTGCTGGTGCTCTTCCTGATCCTGCAGCGCGGCTTCGTCGCCGGGATCTCCACCTCCGGACTCAAGTAA
- a CDS encoding bifunctional 4-hydroxy-2-oxoglutarate aldolase/2-dehydro-3-deoxy-phosphogluconate aldolase — MTERPSLTPQLGRTRVMAILRSADATGLPAVARALAVGGITCLEVTLTTSGALDALAAIRDELGPGVAVGAGTVITTEQAREALAAGAEFLVAPAVDTDVIRDAADRGIPFYPGAWTPTEVSAAWRAGATAVKLFPASTGGPAHLRQLRAPLPDIPLIAVGGVDVDQVRDYLDAGALAVGIGSPLLRGADRNPATETLDALTARTRTLLATIRATSSHQEVGP; from the coding sequence ATGACCGAGCGTCCCTCCCTCACCCCGCAACTGGGCAGGACCCGGGTCATGGCCATCCTCCGGTCGGCCGACGCGACGGGACTGCCGGCCGTGGCCCGGGCCCTCGCGGTCGGCGGCATCACCTGCCTGGAGGTCACCCTCACCACATCGGGTGCCCTCGACGCGCTGGCCGCCATCCGGGACGAGCTCGGGCCCGGGGTGGCGGTCGGCGCCGGCACGGTGATCACCACTGAGCAGGCCCGGGAAGCGCTCGCGGCCGGGGCTGAGTTCCTGGTGGCACCGGCCGTCGACACCGACGTGATCCGCGACGCCGCCGACCGGGGCATCCCGTTCTACCCGGGCGCCTGGACACCGACTGAGGTGTCCGCCGCCTGGCGAGCGGGCGCCACCGCCGTCAAGCTCTTCCCGGCGAGCACCGGCGGCCCCGCCCACCTGCGGCAGCTGCGGGCACCGCTGCCGGACATCCCGCTCATCGCCGTCGGCGGAGTCGACGTCGACCAGGTGCGCGACTACCTCGACGCGGGCGCCCTCGCCGTCGGCATCGGCTCCCCGCTGCTGCGCGGAGCGGACCGCAACCCGGCGACAGAGACTCTGGACGCCCTCACGGCGAGGACCCGCACGCTGCTCGCCACGATCAGGGCCACGTCCAGTCATCAGGAGGTGGGCCCGTGA
- a CDS encoding sugar kinase encodes MNEPSQQRYLVTVGEVLAVLAASDTGPLAVGSDLRLGLAGAESNVAVGVSRLGGSATWIGRVSDDALGDLILRELRAEGVTAVAARDRAPTSLLLRERRTATHSRTRYYRTHTAGARLTADDIPKDLVAGAAVLHITGITPALGEGPARAVTRAVDIAIDAGVPVSLDVNFRSLLWNEQEAARTLLPLLRRSDLVFAGPHEGRLMAPDADGPEELAKSICDLGPAGAVIKLGAEGAYALLDGRSYRQPATPIAVLDSVGAGDAFAAGYLAELLAGEPPERRLRTAALLGAFAVSTTGDWEGLPRRSELGLLDHYDDIVR; translated from the coding sequence GTGAACGAACCTTCCCAACAACGCTACTTGGTGACCGTCGGCGAGGTTCTCGCGGTCCTGGCCGCGTCGGACACCGGCCCGCTGGCCGTGGGCTCCGACCTGCGTCTCGGGCTCGCCGGAGCCGAGTCGAACGTCGCCGTGGGCGTCAGCCGGCTCGGCGGGTCCGCCACCTGGATCGGCCGCGTCAGCGACGACGCACTCGGCGACCTCATCCTGCGCGAGCTGCGCGCCGAAGGCGTCACCGCGGTCGCCGCCCGCGACCGGGCCCCCACCTCGCTGCTGCTGCGCGAACGCCGTACGGCCACGCACAGCCGTACGCGTTACTACCGCACCCACACGGCGGGTGCCCGGCTGACCGCCGACGACATCCCCAAGGATCTCGTCGCCGGCGCGGCGGTCCTGCACATCACCGGGATCACCCCGGCACTGGGCGAAGGTCCGGCCCGTGCCGTCACCCGGGCGGTGGACATCGCCATCGACGCCGGCGTACCGGTCTCACTGGACGTCAACTTCCGGTCGCTGCTGTGGAACGAGCAGGAGGCCGCGCGCACGCTGCTGCCGCTGCTGCGCAGGAGCGACCTGGTCTTCGCGGGACCGCACGAAGGCAGGCTCATGGCTCCCGACGCCGACGGACCGGAGGAGCTCGCCAAGAGCATCTGCGACCTCGGACCCGCCGGGGCCGTGATCAAGCTCGGCGCCGAGGGCGCGTACGCCCTCCTCGACGGACGGTCGTACCGGCAGCCCGCCACGCCCATAGCCGTGCTCGACTCGGTGGGAGCGGGTGACGCGTTCGCCGCCGGGTACCTCGCCGAACTGCTCGCGGGTGAACCCCCGGAGCGGCGACTGCGGACGGCGGCCCTGCTCGGCGCCTTCGCGGTGAGCACCACCGGAGACTGGGAAGGCCTGCCCCGACGCTCCGAACTGGGGCTGCTGGACCACTACGACGACATCGTGCGCTGA
- a CDS encoding lactonase family protein — translation MPTRSSSDGVAVLTGSYTPESGGDGAGIAALSLTPATGHLARDTTVPPVPVNGASFLAAHPSLDVVYSTNETDPGTVSALVRRGDGQLSPLGEALSSGGANPCHLTVHPDGAWLLTANYGSDTPPGSVAVHRLDSDGRPVELTDIAVHEGTGPVTGRQEGSHAHQVLVDPAGRYVLATDLGADAVFTYRLDTRTGTLERVAVNRLRAGSGPRHLAFAPGGELVFSADELSSTVTCHRYDAGTGTLTGLTSVPATAVRDVTNQPGGIVASPCGRFVWVTNRGADTVAAFRVTGTTLEPIDEMSAGGTWPRGLTYADEHLLVANQHSGTLVALRVLDDGALRQAGPAMSVPSVVCALVL, via the coding sequence ATGCCCACGCGTTCCTCCTCCGACGGGGTCGCTGTCCTCACCGGCTCCTACACACCCGAGTCCGGCGGGGACGGCGCCGGGATCGCCGCACTGAGCCTCACCCCGGCCACCGGCCACCTGGCGCGCGACACCACAGTGCCGCCGGTGCCCGTCAACGGGGCGTCCTTCCTGGCGGCGCATCCCTCGCTCGACGTCGTCTACAGCACGAACGAGACCGATCCGGGCACCGTCAGCGCACTGGTCCGGCGCGGCGACGGCCAACTGTCCCCGCTGGGCGAAGCATTGAGCAGCGGCGGCGCCAACCCGTGCCACCTCACCGTCCACCCGGACGGGGCCTGGCTGCTGACCGCGAACTACGGCAGTGACACGCCGCCCGGCAGCGTGGCCGTACACCGCCTCGATTCGGACGGACGCCCGGTGGAACTGACCGACATCGCCGTCCACGAAGGAACGGGCCCTGTCACCGGACGGCAGGAGGGCAGCCACGCCCACCAGGTGCTCGTCGACCCGGCGGGCCGTTACGTCCTGGCCACCGACCTGGGCGCGGACGCGGTCTTCACCTACCGGCTCGACACCCGGACCGGCACCCTGGAGCGGGTCGCGGTGAACCGGCTGCGCGCGGGGTCCGGTCCTCGCCACCTCGCCTTCGCTCCCGGGGGTGAGCTGGTGTTCAGCGCGGACGAACTGTCCTCGACCGTCACCTGCCACCGCTACGACGCCGGTACGGGCACTTTGACGGGCCTGACCTCAGTGCCCGCCACGGCGGTCCGGGACGTCACCAACCAGCCGGGCGGCATCGTCGCCTCGCCCTGCGGCCGTTTCGTGTGGGTGACCAACCGGGGCGCGGACACGGTGGCCGCGTTCCGGGTCACCGGCACAACGCTGGAGCCGATCGACGAGATGTCCGCCGGCGGTACCTGGCCGCGCGGCCTGACCTACGCGGACGAGCATCTGCTGGTCGCCAACCAGCACAGCGGGACGCTCGTCGCGCTGCGGGTCCTGGACGACGGGGCGCTGCGGCAGGCGGGCCCGGCGATGTCCGTTCCGTCGGTGGTCTGCGCGCTCGTCCTCTGA
- a CDS encoding alpha-N-arabinofuranosidase produces the protein MSRPTTPARFTLDSAFGIGAVNPRLYGSFVEHLGRCVYTGIYEPGHPQADADGLRLDVLELIRELGVTTVRYPGGNFVSGYRWEDSVGPREERPVRLDLAWKSTETNEFGLGEFMDFCAKTGTEPMMAVNLGTRGVEDALRLLEYSNHPGGTELSDRRAAHGAKEPYGIKMWCLGNEMDGPWQTGHKTAEEYGRLAAETARAMRMIDPGLELVACGSSASSMPTFGSWEATVLEAAYDLVDHISLHAYYEETDGDRDSFLASAVDMEHFIESVVATCDHVRARLKEKKRINLSFDEWNVWYQKRPNPHQVEDWQQAPRLLEDVYTVTDAVVFGSLLIALLRHADRVTAASLAQLVNVIAPIMTEPGGPAWRQTTFFPFAQASAYGRGRVLRVDVDSPTYPTARFGDVPLLHATAVMDDETGDITVFAVNRGQTDALPLTIDLRGVGTAALTEHLVLADSDPEATNTADRPDRVTPRPATGTVVTDGVLHAELEPLSWNMIRLTGRQD, from the coding sequence ATGTCCCGCCCCACCACCCCCGCACGCTTCACTCTCGACTCGGCGTTCGGCATCGGCGCCGTCAACCCCCGGCTGTACGGATCGTTCGTCGAGCACCTGGGCCGTTGCGTCTACACCGGCATCTACGAACCGGGCCACCCGCAGGCCGACGCCGACGGCCTGCGCCTGGACGTTCTTGAGCTGATCCGGGAACTGGGCGTCACCACCGTGCGCTACCCGGGCGGCAACTTCGTCTCCGGCTACCGCTGGGAGGACTCCGTGGGACCGCGCGAGGAGCGCCCGGTCCGGCTGGACCTGGCCTGGAAGTCCACGGAGACCAACGAGTTCGGCCTCGGGGAGTTCATGGACTTCTGCGCCAAGACCGGCACGGAACCCATGATGGCCGTCAATCTCGGCACCCGCGGGGTGGAGGACGCCCTGCGGCTGCTGGAGTACAGCAACCACCCGGGCGGCACCGAGCTGTCCGACCGCCGTGCCGCCCACGGCGCCAAGGAGCCGTACGGCATCAAGATGTGGTGCCTGGGCAACGAGATGGACGGGCCCTGGCAGACCGGACACAAGACGGCGGAGGAGTACGGGCGGCTCGCCGCCGAGACCGCCCGCGCCATGAGAATGATCGACCCCGGCCTTGAACTGGTCGCCTGCGGCAGTTCGGCGTCCTCCATGCCGACCTTCGGCTCCTGGGAGGCGACCGTCCTGGAAGCCGCGTACGACCTGGTCGACCACATCTCGCTGCACGCCTACTACGAGGAGACCGACGGCGACCGCGACTCCTTCCTGGCCTCCGCCGTCGACATGGAGCACTTCATCGAGTCGGTCGTCGCCACCTGCGACCACGTCCGGGCGCGGCTCAAGGAGAAGAAGCGGATCAACCTCTCCTTCGACGAATGGAACGTCTGGTACCAGAAGCGGCCCAACCCTCACCAGGTCGAGGACTGGCAGCAGGCACCGCGCCTGCTGGAGGACGTCTACACCGTCACCGACGCCGTGGTCTTCGGCTCGCTGCTCATCGCCCTGCTGCGCCACGCCGACCGGGTGACCGCCGCCTCCCTGGCCCAGCTCGTCAACGTCATCGCGCCGATCATGACCGAACCGGGCGGGCCCGCCTGGCGGCAGACCACCTTCTTCCCCTTCGCCCAGGCGTCGGCGTACGGGCGCGGCCGGGTGCTGCGCGTCGATGTGGACAGCCCCACGTACCCCACCGCCCGCTTCGGTGACGTACCGCTGTTGCACGCCACCGCCGTCATGGACGACGAGACCGGCGACATCACCGTCTTCGCGGTCAACCGCGGCCAGACGGACGCTCTGCCGTTGACGATCGACCTGCGCGGCGTGGGCACCGCCGCCCTGACGGAGCACCTGGTCCTGGCCGACAGCGACCCGGAGGCCACCAACACCGCGGACCGGCCCGACCGGGTCACCCCGCGCCCCGCCACCGGCACCGTCGTCACCGACGGCGTCCTCCACGCCGAACTCGAACCGCTTTCCTGGAACATGATCCGGCTGACAGGTCGGCAGGACTGA
- a CDS encoding glycosyl hydrolase yields the protein MHDGATDPTVIRNRQAGEWWMFYTSRRADAPPMNDVSWIHGTDIGIASSADGGASWLYRGIAEGLDIEPGRHTYWAPEIVDDGTEYHMFVSVIRGVPTQWAGHARVIRHYTSHDLFSWTYRSTLSLSSERVIDACVLRLPTGGYRMWYKDEADHAHTYAADSDDLSRWTVRGPAVECSKHEGPNVFELGGSYWMLIDEWHGQRVLHSRDLETWEPRGLILDRPGQGPDDGGYGYHADVVTSELGAFVFYFSHPRRSDDDPGPHDDHNGRRSSIQVARLRVSGDTLVCDRDEVLEAPILPLEGPDQ from the coding sequence ATGCACGACGGCGCGACCGACCCCACCGTCATCCGGAACCGGCAGGCCGGAGAGTGGTGGATGTTCTACACGAGCCGGCGCGCCGACGCGCCGCCGATGAACGACGTGAGCTGGATACACGGAACCGACATCGGGATCGCGTCCTCCGCGGACGGCGGAGCCTCCTGGCTGTACCGGGGAATCGCCGAAGGGCTGGACATCGAGCCCGGGCGGCACACCTACTGGGCGCCTGAGATCGTCGACGACGGCACGGAGTACCACATGTTCGTCAGCGTGATCCGCGGTGTTCCGACGCAGTGGGCGGGCCATGCACGCGTGATCCGTCACTACACGAGCCACGACCTCTTCTCCTGGACCTACCGTTCCACCTTGTCGCTCTCGTCCGAGAGAGTGATCGACGCCTGCGTCCTGCGGCTCCCCACAGGCGGCTACCGCATGTGGTACAAGGACGAGGCCGATCACGCGCACACCTACGCGGCGGACAGCGACGATCTGTCGCGGTGGACCGTCCGGGGGCCGGCCGTCGAGTGCTCGAAGCACGAAGGCCCGAACGTCTTCGAGCTCGGCGGCAGCTACTGGATGCTCATCGACGAATGGCATGGACAGCGGGTTCTCCACTCACGGGACCTGGAGACATGGGAACCGCGAGGGCTCATCCTCGATCGTCCCGGGCAGGGTCCGGACGACGGGGGGTACGGCTACCACGCCGATGTCGTCACCAGCGAGCTCGGCGCGTTCGTCTTCTATTTCTCGCACCCCAGGCGATCCGACGACGACCCCGGCCCCCACGACGACCACAACGGCCGCCGGAGCTCGATCCAGGTCGCCCGCCTGCGGGTGAGCGGAGACACCCTCGTGTGCGACCGCGACGAAGTCCTTGAGGCCCCCATCCTCCCTCTCGAAGGGCCGGACCAGTGA